The genomic region GACTTCTGTACTCTTCAGGTCAAGTTCTTTTACCAGTCCTGCACATTGAATCCTTATGCTCTACCTGCTAGTTTACAGCTCCACCTTGTCTAAGATTTGTTTAATTTGATACTGCTGttaggaataaaattaatttatatactACAGCTTAGAAGTTGTAAAAATGAGAGAACTAATTTAATGTTATTCAGATAGCTCTGATCTAcatgtttaaggaaaaaaaagtgaccaTTAGTGGAATGCCTATACTGACATTCGATACACAAATAGTTTTATTAAAGCAATGTACGTACATTTAAATACCCCCATTTaacaatttcagtttaattCAGAGTAAGTATTAGGTGAATAAGCTAAACCCTAAGTAATTATAACAGATAAATATTGCAGTGTTTGGCTTTATTTTGTATATGAGGCACGTATACTCAGTGAGATACTCACTCAGGCTCTGAGGAGGTTAGGCCTGGTAGTCCCATTTATCTGCAGTAGTGCAGTATACAGCCCAAACTGGAGTACCAAGCTCTCAGCAGGGACTGTCAGCCTAAATTCAGCACCTTCCTAAGGCTGCTTAGTTTCTGCACTgaaacagagctgtgctggctgcaaCAGTCTCCAATTACTAGCAAATCTATTTTTGAAGGTCACGCTGTGACAAGTAAGCAATTCCCGCCcaagctgaaaaagcaaaaaatatgaaGTTCTAAGAGCTGAAGCTACCCTTCTAACACCCAAGTATTTGCTACCTTACAGCAGCTGTAAGGCAGCAATACCTGCAAAGGCCAAGGCTCTTAACTAAGATTAGCACCTTTCATCCTATCATCATCATGCAAGATGACTACCCTTACAGTTATGGGTAGTCTTTGTGACCCACAGCCCCAGGAAAGTTTGTTTCACTGACTGgatggtattttaaaagtgttttttagaGAGAAATGCAGTTCAGTGGACACAGTATTCATATTCACCCCTGATCGCAGGTGGCTGATGACTGCACTATGCAGTACGTGTTCAGAGTGTAGGGGTCAGCAAAAAAATGAGCCAATAGCAGTTAACTACTTTTGAACGTTCACCCCCACGCTTGCTCAGATTTTGCTAAATCGCCTCTGTGTTTCAGTGTCAGTCAGCCATATGCACCTCAGCTGTTAAGATACTTGCTTTTCACGCAACGGGCAAGTCAATAATTACATTTCATCAGCTCCGTAGTCTCACTCACGTTTTGAAGTAGGCTGCAGCAGCCACACGGTCCTATACTGGAGGTAGGAAAGCGGAATGCTGCCAGCTCCCACCCAGAGCCGGAGAGACTCCAGACCATGGCTATCGAGCTGACTTTGCAATAAGGCAAAATCCCATCCTCCGGGACGGCTCGGCAGGCTGGCACCAAGACCGTTACACCTGAACACAACAAAACGAGTCTAGAGAGTCACTGGTACCGTTCCCGGGTGCCAGCCGCTGCTTTTCTTGCTCAAGAACTGGTgaggaaaaccagcagcaacGCGCAGGCGGTGGAGAGAAGCGCGCCAGACGGCGCCATCCTCATCCCCGTCTCGGAGCGGCGTCTTCGCGCCTCGGCCGGCGCCAGCCCGAGTCTCCCAGTCCCTTCGCCCGCGTCCCGCCGGGGTACGGCCGCTCCCGTCCCCCtcgccgcggcggcggggggctcgCCCCGGCAGCGCTCTCACACCGGCAGCGctgccgcggcggcggggggctcgCCCCGGCAGCGCTCTCACACCGGCAGCGCTTTGCCGCGCCGGCGCAGCGCGGCGCCGAGGAGGCCGCCGAGGCGGCGAAGGCCGGCGGCTCCCCCAGGCAGCGCGGCCAGgagcgaggcggcggcggcgcccagCTGGACGGCGGCGCCCAGCGCCGTCAGGAGGGTGCTGCGCAGCCCCAGCGCCGCGTAGAGGGTGCCGCCGAGGGCGCCGAGGTAGAGGAGGGAGCCGCTGCTGGGCTCCCGCAGCAGGCGGGCGGGCCCGCGCAGCAGGGCGGCGGCGCCCAGGGCGCAGAGCGAGCCGAGGGACCAGAGCAGCGCGAACTTGCGTGCccggagcagcagcagcggcgcGTACAGCGCGGCCAGCCCGAAGCAGAGGGcggccagcagcaggcagagcccgCTCCCCGCCAGCCGCTGCCAGCGCGACAGAGCCGGCAGGCAGGGGTCCGCCTCGGCCGCCCACGGCCAGCCCGAGCCcgagcccggccccggccccgatCCGGGCGCTGCCGCGGGGGGGGgcgccgcggcccggcgggAAGGGGTTCAGCGGACCCAGCCAGGCCCCCaggccgccgccgctccccgcctcCTCCTGCAAGCAGCCGGCGGGCGGCGACGCGGGGACCGTGCTGGGgccgccggcggcagcggccctCGACTGCGCGAGGTACTCCTGCAACTGCCGGCCCAGGTCCGCCATGACGGGGCCGGGATCCGCTTCGCGGGCGCTACAACGCGCCGCCCtccagcgccgccgccgccatcttgcgGAGTAGCTGCATCCGGGTTACCGGCCATCTCCGGCGGCCCGCCCTCACGTGGGGCGGCGCGCGTGCGCGTGAGGCCGCGAGGGCCTGAGGCGGGCAGCGAGGGGTCgaggcggggcggcgggcggcagtCCCTGCCCTTGCGGTGCAGGCCCGCTTTGCGATCTGGGACGGCTTCTTTTCGCCTGCTCGTCGTTTTAAAGGAAAGGCAGATTTATCTGATAAAAGGCGCGGGGAAGCCTGTGAGGCAGGGGGTGCCCGGGGCGGCCTGGAGGGGGAGcctgcttcagctgctcctAATGAAGCGACTGACTGGCTTGGCAGCTGCGATCAGTAACGGTTTACTGTTTCAGTAGCTGGAGAGGAGATGGTGTCACATTCAAAATGTAGATTGGTAAGAGAAAGATGATCTTTGAGGTTGATACAGCTCACAGGTAGCCAGCCCCACGGGACACAGCAGGCCAGAGGAAGGATCTCCCAGGGTGACAGCTCAGTGGCTGGGATGTAGCTCAAGGCCAAGCACTGCCCTGCAAGGTGCTCCTCCCAACAGCCTTGGCAGCACCTGGAGTCTCCTACTTGCACGTTCAGTCCAAGTAATCTGCTTCTCTCTAAAGGAGAGCCGCAAGAGTAGAGACACGTTGACATCCAGAAACCATTACAACAGGAGAGACTTAGAGATGCAGAGAATGACTAAGAGCTTGTCTATTACTGCGCACTCAGCCAAATCTGTTAAATTGTTGGCTGTTTATTAATAAGATTATCTATTACCCTTTCCTCAACCAACcattaaaccaaaataacatCTAACTTAATTCTTCACCCTGGTTTAAATAAGTGAGAAATACATCAAATGCTAATTTAACCTGTATGATTCTAAATGTTTACTGCAAGGCTGAAAAATGAGATGTTTGGACACGAGGAAACAGCACAGGGTTTCCATCATCAGTCCCAACAATGCAACAAGCTTGCAATGATATCCGTAGCAATGGTGAGTCACATCGCACTGGGCTACCTTACAAGATGCAGATAAAgtttgaaattgcttttggGCAGAAGCTCCCTGTCCCATTTGGTGGATCACTTTAACATTGATACATTATACATTGCTACATGTCAGAGAACATAAAACTCCCTGAGTGCTGGGGACAAAGTTTGATCAGCAAGAAGGGATTAGATGTTATCAGAAAATGTCGCACTTGGAGGGGTCCTCATTAGGGAGCGTGATCTCTCTTCCTTTTGGCAGCAAAGGATGCCATCTAACCACTTTCTAGAAGGTACCCTTCCAGACGTGTCTTCCGCTGCCCTGAGGGGCAAATACGGTGCGAGGTTGTTTTCCCCTCGCCTTGGGGACATGCAACAAGCGTAACATCCTGCCGCGGCAGGCAGGAAGCGCAGCTTCTTTGtccacaggaaaaaattttACGTCAATGAGGTGCGTGTCAGATATAACTGTACACCAGCTAACGGCTTCGTGATGAAACCGTACCGTCAGCGTTTCCCCTCTCCCTCGCAGGCTCATAGTAGCTGCTGAAGTGTTTACGACAAGGTGGGGCGAAGCGGCTCCCGGGCAGCCCGGCAGCAGCTTTGGCAGCGGGGCAAGGGCAGGAGCCGtgccccggggccgccgggtCCCCACGCCACCGGGAGACGGGCGGGAGGCGGTCCCACTTCGCCGCTTCGTTACTcaatatttctttccctttataGGAAAAGTATGCgcggagccggggggggggggggggggtgctgccCTGAGTCACCGGGGGCTGCGGCTCCCGCCCACGCCCCGGGGGCCCGGGctgccgccgggccgggccggggcggggttTCTGCTGCCCGCCGGGGCTCGCTGAGGCTGGAGCCGCTGCGTCCAGGCGAGCCGCGTGTCCCGCCTCGCAGCCCCCTCCGCCACAGCCCGGCGCCGGCCGGGGGCGCGCCGCCATGACGGGCAGGTaaggccggggaggggggagcgcAGCCCGGCAGGGGGGACCTGGGGAGCCCGGCCGGCGGGCGGGGACCGGTCCCGCGCCCTGGCCCCAGTGGGCTGTCCCTGCCTTCACCGCCCCTGTGGCAGGCGGTGGAGGGTCGGGAACAGCTCCGGGTTGCCCTGGGTAGACCGATGGTGTGCCCGGTAGGAAGCGGTCGGGGGACAGGACGTTTTCCTCCTGTGAGGTTCGGGCGGAGCAGGGCACGCTCCGGCCGGGGGAGGCCAGCTGGGGCACCGCTGCCGGCAGCGCCGGCGGCTCCGTGCAATGGTGGAGTCGGAAACTTGACCTCGtggaagagcagagcaagggCTGTTCCCGCTGTGCCTTACCCCGGCACGGGGACACAGCCAAGGGCGGTGGGAAGACCAGAAACAGAATTGGGAAGGAGCAGCTGTGGATCTGAGCAGTGTCTGCCCAGCAGCCGGGCTCCCTGCAGCCGGGTGATATGGCTCAGGCGCTGACAGCCTTGCTCCCGCTGTGCCCCGCACCGCCGCCCCGCACTTCGGGGCCCTTCTGACTGATCTGCGCGCTGCCCCTGTGCCCACACATTCAGTCTTCTCTTCATCGGGCTGGCCTTGGAGTTACGTGTTCAAGGAGCTGTTTAAATCTGGAGCTTGATTCTCCTCCTACGCTGGCTGACGCTGAAGAACTTGTAAAGTCTCCTAATTGACAGATGTGAGAAAAGCAGTGGGGAAAGCATTTACTGGCATCTTCCGAGGGTTTGCACAAATGCTTTAGTGTCTCCAATCACTTTGTTctcccatctgtaaaataaaatccagatgTTATAAAGCAGTTTGTGAAAATAAGCttgcttttgtaaaatgtcttgaaaatgaaaagcatgaagaagtaatattaaaattagtGGGGTGCCTTTTTTAGGATAGTCATCCTCCTGAATCCTACTATCATTATTGTACTCCTGAAGCATTGGTCTTCATGACTAGGAATACTGCAATGGATCTGGACTAGTTTGTGTATaagtattcatttttcttttgtgtaagGTGTTGATGTTTTTATTATGCAGCTTTTTACGATTATGCGATGCAGATCACATTTGGTGGGTTATTAGGTATAAGAACATGCTGAATAATTGTTACACCCTCATTTATGATTTGGGTGAGTTATTTTTGCTCTCTGTAATGATGAATTGGTGTTGATCGGTGGTTGTATGTGCTCAAAATGCTTCTGGTTTTTGGCTCTTGTCTTTAgattgctttgtcttttctgtcttaatggtcccttttttgttcttctgacaTGTGAAATAGGTGTGTATTTACAAGTTTACATTCATATCCTTATCTTAAATGTTCACAGGTCATGGGTACTGATACAGCTCCCAAGTGGGGACAACATGGGGAGCACCTGGGAAGAATTGTGGCTGTATGAACccagctgattttatttttatagaactGTGGTATAGTACTGTTTAGAATGACATGTTTACCTCAGGTGAAATCACTCAGCTGCAGAGGGCAGCGGGAAATGCCAGTAGGCAGTAATCCTTGTTGTCTTCTCTCCATGCTTC from Aquila chrysaetos chrysaetos chromosome 10, bAquChr1.4, whole genome shotgun sequence harbors:
- the SFT2D3 gene encoding LOW QUALITY PROTEIN: vesicle transport protein SFT2C (The sequence of the model RefSeq protein was modified relative to this genomic sequence to represent the inferred CDS: deleted 1 base in 1 codon); this translates as MADLGRQLQEYLAQSRAAAAGGPSTVPASPPAGCLQEEAGSGGGLGAWLGPLNPFPPGRGAPPRGSARSGPGPGSGSGWPWAAEADPCLPALSRWQRLAGSGLCLLLAALCFGLAALYAPLLLLRARKFALLWSLGSLCALGAAALLRGPARLLREPSSGSLLYLGALGGTLYAALGLRSTLLTALGAAVQLGAAAASLLAALPGGAAGLRRLGGLLGAALRRRGKALPV